A single Rhopalosiphum padi isolate XX-2018 chromosome 4, ASM2088224v1, whole genome shotgun sequence DNA region contains:
- the LOC132930352 gene encoding cytochrome b5 reductase 4, producing MATGTTRNKVALAPGHSLMDWIRLGNSGNDLTGVGGKILSVSKSELAKHNKRTDAWLAIRGTVYNVTQYMDFHPGGVDELVRGIGTDATKLFSEIHAWVNYESILQKCVVGRLVNEELFKLPDILKAATDVPENELNMDWFQQLGFLCFVFYTKTPYPEVSITLKQPNEFCFALNGKTRCITLHKNVNWPCVVKIVADIGKVQVKLIKKVLGLWPTFGTLSTTRNIQIDYWKCELLNSFDVTHNAKFLLFKYQQNLYNHVYPGRHIYIKANLNGHVVSRPYTPVWPLVETTEYGKISEDTLCLLVKSYPNGKLSRHLCSLNQGDYIEVSRPQGSFECWTSKTNLILLAAGTGITPMLPIIWNALHSSIKKYNITLLYFNKKETCIIWKNYLDQKSAAYLSRLTVHYILSEEEDSKGDAKGHIDENVITKYFPSLHEDSMNEYAVCICGPPGFNKLCEKLVVQQGYKKDDYFVFG from the exons ATGGCTACTG GAACTACTAGAAATAAGGTGGCACTTGCACCTGGACATTCTCTGATGGACTGGATTCGTTTAGGAAATTCTGGAAATGACTTAACTGGAGTTGGTGGTAAAATTTTATCCGTTTCAAAATCAGAATTAGCAAAACACAATAAACGAACAGATGCCTGGTTGGCTATTCGCGGAACGGTTTACAATGTCACTCAGTACATGGACTTCCATCCTGGTGGTGTTGATGAATTAGTTAGAGGAATCGGTACAGATGCTACTAAATTGTTTTCAGAG ATACATGCTTGGGTGAATTATGAATCAATACTTCAGAAGTGTGTGGTTGGTCGATTAGTGAACGAAGAATTGTTTAAATTGCCTGATATTTTGAAAGCAGCCACAGATGTCCCCGAAAATGAACTGAACATGGACTGGTTTCAACAACTTGGCTtcttatgttttgtattttatactaaaacacCATATCCTGAG gtATCTATTACTTTAAAACAACCCAATGAATTTTGTTTTGCATTGAATGGCAAAACAAGATGTATtactttacataaaaatgtCAATTGGCCTTGTGTTGTGAAAATTGTGGCAGACATTGGAAAAGTTCAAGTTAAACTGATAAAAAAAGTACTTGGACTTTGGCCCACATTTGGAACTCTATCAACAActagaaatattcaaattgaTTATTGGAAATGCGAGCTACTTAATTCGTTTGATGTCACACATAAtgctaaatttttattatttaagtatcaaCAGAATTTGTACAATCATGTATATCCAGGTcgacatatttatattaaagctaATTTGAATg GTCATGTTGTGTCTCGTCCTTATACTCCAGTCTGGCCTTTAGTTGAAACAACAGAGTATGGGAAAATCTCAGAGGACACTTTATGTTTATTAGTTAAAAGTTATCCAAATGGAAAATTAAGTAGACATTTATGTTCTTTAAACCAAGGAGATTACATCGAAGTCAGCCGTCCACAAGGTAGTTTTGAATGTTGGACATCAAAAACAAACCTAATTTTATTGGCAGCTGGTACTGGGATTACACCAATGCTACCAATCATATGGAATGCTTTGCATTCTTctattaaaaa ATACAATATCACATTATTGTATTTCAACAAAAAAGAAACATGCATAATTTGGAAAAACTATTTAGATCAAAAAAGTGCAGCTTATTTATCAAG ACTGACCgtacattacattttatcagAAGAGGAAGACTCCAAAGGTGATGCAAAAGGACATATTGATGAAAATGTAATCACTAAGTATTTTCCTTCATTACATGAAGATTCAATGAATGAATATGCAGTGTGCATTTGTGGCCCACCAGGCTTCAATAAACTATGTGAAaa gttAGTTGTCCAGCAAGGTTACAAAAAAGATGATTACTTTGtatttggttaa